From Jeotgalibaca dankookensis, one genomic window encodes:
- the pepT gene encoding peptidase T — protein MNQDKIVERFKRYIAVDTKSDENSETVPSTKGQLELGKIIVEELKEIGLDNVVQDENGYVYATLPSNTNREVPTIGFIAHFDTSPDLDGKVMNPQIVDYQGGDIKLNDKYAITVEAFPELAELKGQTLITTDGTTLLGADDKAGIAEIMDAMEYLINNPSIEHGTIKVGFTPDEEIGRGADLFDVKGFGADFAYTMDGGPLGELQYENFNAASVKIHIQGKNVHPGTAKNVMINALKVALEIDTMLPSVEVPEHTENYEGFYLLDSITGTVDEAQVAYIIRDFSMEAFENKKTFIKDIVEFLNKKYGNIITIEVTDSYYNMKEKIEPYMEIIDLAEQSMKDINITPDIKPIRGGTDGARLSYMGLPTPNLFAGGYNFHGRFEFIPIENMKLASKLIAKIAENAAKNS, from the coding sequence ATGAATCAAGACAAAATTGTTGAAAGATTTAAACGATATATTGCTGTCGATACAAAATCAGATGAAAATTCTGAAACAGTCCCTAGTACTAAAGGACAATTAGAACTTGGCAAAATAATAGTAGAAGAATTAAAAGAAATTGGGCTTGATAACGTGGTGCAAGATGAAAATGGTTACGTGTATGCCACACTTCCTTCTAATACCAATAGAGAAGTGCCAACAATCGGATTTATCGCACACTTTGATACAAGTCCCGATTTAGATGGTAAGGTGATGAACCCACAAATTGTAGACTACCAAGGTGGCGATATAAAATTAAATGACAAATACGCAATTACGGTCGAGGCCTTTCCGGAATTAGCAGAACTCAAAGGCCAAACACTTATTACGACAGATGGCACCACACTCTTAGGTGCAGATGACAAGGCTGGTATAGCCGAAATAATGGATGCGATGGAATATTTAATTAATAATCCTTCTATTGAGCATGGAACAATAAAAGTAGGCTTTACACCAGATGAGGAGATAGGCCGAGGTGCAGACCTTTTTGATGTTAAAGGATTTGGGGCAGATTTTGCTTATACCATGGATGGTGGCCCGCTTGGGGAATTGCAATATGAAAACTTCAACGCTGCAAGTGTCAAGATACACATACAAGGTAAGAATGTTCATCCCGGCACAGCAAAAAACGTGATGATCAACGCCCTTAAAGTAGCATTAGAAATTGACACCATGCTCCCAAGCGTAGAAGTGCCTGAACACACTGAAAATTATGAAGGCTTCTACTTATTAGATAGTATTACGGGAACAGTTGATGAGGCGCAAGTAGCCTATATAATTAGAGATTTTTCGATGGAAGCATTTGAAAATAAAAAAACCTTTATAAAAGATATCGTTGAATTTTTAAACAAGAAATATGGAAACATTATCACAATTGAAGTAACAGATAGTTACTATAATATGAAAGAGAAAATAGAACCGTATATGGAAATTATCGACCTTGCGGAGCAATCCATGAAGGATATTAATATTACTCCTGATATAAAACCTATTAGAGGCGGTACAGATGGGGCTAGACTATCTTATATGGGGCTTCCAACGCCGAATCTATTTGCAGGGGGATATAATTTCCACGGAAGATTTGAATTTATCCCAATTGAAAATATGAAACTAGCATCAAAATTAATTGCTAAGATAGCAGAAAATGCAGCAAAAAATAGTTAA
- the glmU gene encoding bifunctional UDP-N-acetylglucosamine diphosphorylase/glucosamine-1-phosphate N-acetyltransferase GlmU, with the protein MTKRFAVVLAAGQGTRMKSKLYKVLHEVCGKTMVEHVIDQVEQAGVDKIVTIVGHGAEAVQTTVGNRSEFVLQSEQLGTGHAVLQAKETLGGKSGTTLVICGDTPLLTAQTLENLVKHHESQQAKATILTAHADDPLGYGRIIRNQAQHVEKIVEQKDATESEARVQEINTGTYVFDNEILFEALANVNNDNAQGEYYLPDVIEILKKQGQIVSAYQMTDMSEALGVNDRVALAEASVKMKKKINEKHMRNGVTLLDPFNTYIEADVKIGSDTIIEPGVLLKGQTVIGEDCFVGTHSEISDSKIGNRVRVISSNIESAEMADDSNIGPYSHLRPNSKIGEQVHIGNFVEVKNAQIGAHTSVAHLTYVGDADLGENINVGCGVVFVNYDGKDKHRSTVGNNSFIGCNVNLIAPVEIGANTVLAAGSTITQDVPEQALGIARARQVNKEGYWDKLPPSKK; encoded by the coding sequence ATGACGAAACGTTTTGCAGTTGTTCTTGCGGCCGGTCAAGGGACAAGAATGAAGAGTAAGTTATACAAAGTTCTACATGAAGTTTGTGGAAAAACAATGGTAGAACATGTCATTGATCAAGTAGAACAAGCGGGTGTGGACAAAATAGTAACGATTGTGGGGCATGGCGCTGAAGCAGTCCAAACGACGGTAGGAAACCGATCAGAATTTGTGCTTCAATCCGAACAGTTAGGTACGGGACATGCTGTTTTACAAGCAAAAGAAACCTTGGGTGGCAAATCAGGGACAACACTTGTTATTTGTGGAGATACGCCCCTATTAACAGCCCAAACACTTGAAAACTTGGTAAAACACCATGAGTCTCAACAAGCAAAAGCAACCATTTTAACTGCTCATGCAGATGATCCACTCGGCTATGGACGTATTATACGTAACCAAGCACAACATGTTGAAAAAATCGTTGAACAAAAAGACGCAACCGAAAGCGAAGCACGCGTACAAGAAATCAATACAGGAACATATGTATTTGATAATGAAATTCTTTTTGAAGCTCTTGCAAATGTTAACAATGATAATGCGCAAGGTGAATATTATTTACCGGATGTAATCGAAATATTAAAAAAACAAGGCCAAATTGTTTCGGCCTATCAAATGACAGATATGTCAGAAGCACTTGGTGTAAATGATCGCGTTGCACTTGCCGAGGCAAGTGTCAAAATGAAGAAAAAGATTAATGAAAAACATATGCGAAATGGGGTTACTTTACTCGACCCTTTTAATACGTATATCGAAGCGGATGTCAAAATTGGTTCAGATACCATTATCGAACCGGGCGTTTTATTAAAAGGACAGACAGTTATTGGTGAGGACTGCTTTGTCGGTACGCATTCAGAAATTAGCGATTCTAAAATTGGTAATCGTGTTCGTGTCATAAGTTCCAATATTGAATCAGCTGAAATGGCTGATGACAGTAACATCGGTCCATACAGTCACTTACGTCCTAATAGTAAGATTGGTGAACAAGTACATATTGGTAACTTTGTAGAAGTTAAAAATGCGCAAATAGGTGCACATACTAGTGTTGCCCATTTAACCTATGTTGGAGATGCAGATTTAGGGGAAAATATTAATGTTGGCTGTGGGGTTGTTTTTGTAAATTATGATGGCAAAGACAAGCACCGTTCAACAGTTGGTAATAATAGTTTCATCGGTTGCAATGTCAATTTAATCGCACCTGTTGAAATTGGTGCAAATACAGTTTTAGCAGCTGGCTCAACCATTACTCAAGACGTCCCAGAACAAGCTTTAGGGATTGCGCGAGCGCGACAAGTCAACAAAGAGGGGTATTGGGATAAACTTCCGCCGTCAAAAAAATAA
- a CDS encoding YfcC family protein: protein MVKNEENVPQGSKRKKKKLQFPTAFTVLFIILVLAAGLTYLVPAGQYSKMEYVEAENEFVVVNPEGESTSVPATQEALDDLNIKMDLSKFTDGSIKKPIAVPDTYQEIEQNPQGPLDVIMAPVIGVMDTVDIMVFVLILGGIIGMINKSGAFDAGIAALSKKTKGKEFLLVVFVSALIAIGGTTFGLAEETIALYPILMPIFLASGYDAIVAIAAVYLGSSVGTMFSTVNPFSVVIASNAAGISFNEGLTFRLVSLILAMIITLVYIYIYAKKIKADPTKSLVYDDHKRIEERFLKDYNPDQVAPFNWRRVLILLVFLGAFPIMVWGVSTGVWWFPEMSALFLTVVFIIAFVSGFSEKESVNTFVEGAADLVGVALIIGVARSINIVMDNGMISDTLLYYTSSIVKGMSGGLFASVQMILFSILGFFVPSSSGLAVLSMPIMAPLADTVNVSRDIVVSAYNWGQGWMAFITPTGLILATLEMVDVTYDKWLKFVLPLMGIIGVFAMIMLALQTIL, encoded by the coding sequence ATGGTAAAAAATGAAGAAAATGTGCCTCAAGGGTCAAAAAGAAAGAAAAAGAAGCTTCAGTTCCCAACTGCTTTTACAGTATTATTTATTATTCTAGTCTTAGCAGCGGGGCTAACATACTTAGTTCCAGCAGGTCAATATTCAAAAATGGAGTACGTAGAGGCCGAAAATGAATTTGTAGTGGTCAATCCTGAGGGTGAATCTACAAGTGTTCCAGCCACGCAAGAAGCCCTTGATGATTTAAATATCAAAATGGACTTATCTAAATTTACAGATGGTAGTATCAAAAAACCAATCGCAGTGCCAGATACTTATCAAGAAATAGAACAAAACCCACAAGGACCGCTTGACGTGATTATGGCACCGGTAATAGGGGTTATGGACACCGTTGATATCATGGTATTTGTCTTGATACTTGGTGGTATTATCGGCATGATTAATAAATCGGGAGCATTTGATGCGGGTATAGCCGCTTTATCTAAGAAAACAAAAGGCAAAGAATTTCTTCTCGTTGTATTTGTATCAGCACTTATAGCAATTGGAGGGACCACCTTCGGCCTGGCTGAAGAAACGATTGCACTCTATCCCATCTTGATGCCCATTTTCCTAGCAAGTGGATATGATGCTATTGTGGCAATTGCGGCCGTTTATTTGGGTAGTTCTGTAGGAACCATGTTCTCGACTGTGAATCCATTCTCGGTTGTAATCGCTTCCAACGCGGCGGGTATCTCCTTTAATGAAGGGCTAACCTTTAGATTAGTGAGCTTAATCTTAGCCATGATTATTACCCTTGTTTACATCTATATCTATGCTAAAAAAATTAAAGCAGATCCAACAAAATCACTCGTCTATGATGATCATAAGCGAATAGAAGAAAGATTTTTAAAGGATTATAATCCGGACCAAGTGGCGCCTTTTAACTGGAGAAGAGTGCTCATCCTGTTAGTATTTTTAGGTGCCTTTCCCATAATGGTTTGGGGCGTTTCAACAGGTGTTTGGTGGTTCCCAGAAATGTCAGCTTTATTCTTAACAGTTGTATTTATTATCGCGTTTGTTTCTGGATTCTCAGAAAAAGAATCAGTCAACACCTTTGTAGAAGGAGCCGCAGATCTAGTTGGGGTGGCTCTTATCATTGGAGTCGCACGCTCCATTAACATTGTGATGGATAACGGAATGATCTCAGATACGCTGCTTTATTATACCTCTTCTATTGTTAAAGGAATGAGCGGTGGGTTATTTGCATCGGTTCAGATGATATTATTTAGTATATTAGGATTCTTTGTACCATCCTCATCTGGACTTGCTGTTTTATCGATGCCAATTATGGCACCACTTGCTGATACAGTAAATGTTTCTCGCGATATCGTCGTCAGTGCTTATAACTGGGGTCAAGGTTGGATGGCATTTATCACTCCAACCGGTCTTATCCTTGCTACCCTTGAAATGGTAGATGTTACCTATGACAAATGGCTAAAATTTGTTTTACCACTGATGGGAATTATTGGTGTATTTGCAATGATCATGCTAGCACTACAAACGATTTTATAA
- the purR gene encoding pur operon repressor → MKIRRSDRLVDMTYYLLNHPYTLISLTYFAKKYSSAKSSISEDLTIIRRAFEENGYGIVETLPGAAGGVKYVPFITDEEARLFATEICEKMDSNERVLPGGYVYLSDLLGNPQVLNQIGRIIASQYRGEKVTAVMTVATKGVPIAQAVASYLNVPFVIVRRDSKITEGSTVSINYVSGSSDRVEKMELSKRSLPSGSRVLIVDDFMKGGGTVSGMRSIIEEFDSEIVGVTVFAEAAYTSKETEDYASLIRVSEVNIRNRTMTVSLGSYFDI, encoded by the coding sequence ATGAAAATTAGACGTAGCGATCGATTAGTCGACATGACTTATTATTTATTGAACCATCCCTACACATTGATATCTTTAACTTATTTTGCTAAGAAATATAGTTCAGCAAAATCTTCTATTAGTGAGGATTTAACGATTATTAGGCGTGCCTTTGAGGAGAACGGCTATGGAATTGTGGAAACCCTACCTGGTGCTGCCGGAGGCGTGAAATATGTTCCTTTTATAACTGATGAAGAGGCACGTCTATTTGCGACCGAAATTTGTGAGAAAATGGATAGCAATGAACGTGTGTTACCAGGTGGTTATGTCTATTTATCTGACTTACTAGGAAATCCGCAAGTATTAAATCAAATAGGCCGAATTATTGCTTCACAATATCGAGGAGAAAAAGTGACGGCTGTTATGACTGTTGCAACCAAAGGGGTTCCGATTGCGCAAGCCGTAGCCAGTTATTTAAACGTTCCCTTTGTGATTGTGCGTAGAGACTCGAAAATTACTGAAGGCTCTACTGTTAGTATCAATTATGTGTCCGGATCTTCCGATCGTGTTGAAAAAATGGAATTATCAAAGCGCAGTCTCCCTAGCGGCTCCCGTGTCTTAATCGTTGACGATTTTATGAAGGGTGGCGGTACAGTTAGTGGGATGCGCAGTATTATAGAAGAGTTTGATTCTGAAATTGTAGGCGTTACTGTTTTTGCAGAGGCAGCTTACACTTCAAAAGAAACCGAAGATTACGCGTCGTTAATTCGTGTGAGTGAAGTGAATATACGTAATCGTACGATGACTGTCAGTTTAGGAAGTTATTTTGACATTTAG
- a CDS encoding aminoacyl-histidine dipeptidase: MQKLRDLKPERVFYYFEEITKIPRCSGSEKQISDYLKKVGEDLGLKVIQDELNNIIIKKPATKGYENSEGIILQGHMDMVCEKEEQVDHDFSTDSIDLIVEDGFIKANGTTLGADNGIAVAMGLAILEDDRLEHPMLELLITTSEETDMSGALGLKPNVLKGTRLLNLDSEEEGFLTVGSAGGELIKATVSTEEDSVSGYQALTISVTGLNGGHSGMEIDKNRANALKVSLNILKTLQEEIAIKLVSIDGGTKDNAIPRQMKIVIGVKEEDLEKLEASVTKIETQLKNKWVEENPQILLDKPTGLQKALRQIDLENILYLLEQLPTGVHTWLADSENTVESSSNLAIVHTEKGKITLSISTRSSSERILNAMREQITKDIEKVGSFHISGGYPEWEYKAESKLREKAVELYQKMYGTEMKVIVIHAGLESGALKKTYPNLDVVSFGPDMFDVHTPKEKLSIASTKRSYEYLVELLKGLK; encoded by the coding sequence ATGCAAAAACTAAGGGATTTAAAACCAGAAAGAGTTTTTTATTATTTTGAAGAGATCACTAAGATTCCGAGATGTTCCGGATCTGAAAAGCAAATAAGCGATTATCTAAAAAAAGTAGGCGAAGACCTCGGACTAAAAGTAATCCAAGACGAACTGAACAATATTATTATTAAAAAGCCTGCTACAAAAGGTTATGAAAATTCAGAAGGAATTATTCTACAAGGCCATATGGATATGGTGTGCGAAAAAGAAGAACAAGTTGACCATGATTTTTCAACAGATTCCATCGATTTAATTGTAGAAGATGGATTTATTAAGGCGAATGGCACGACACTAGGTGCAGATAATGGTATTGCAGTTGCAATGGGGCTTGCAATCTTAGAAGATGATCGTCTTGAACACCCCATGCTCGAATTATTGATTACTACTTCAGAAGAAACCGATATGAGCGGCGCATTAGGTCTAAAACCAAATGTTTTAAAAGGAACGAGACTCTTAAACCTGGATTCAGAAGAAGAAGGCTTTCTCACTGTAGGGTCGGCAGGGGGAGAACTGATCAAAGCAACAGTAAGTACCGAAGAAGACTCAGTTTCTGGTTACCAAGCACTTACTATTTCAGTTACTGGTTTAAATGGTGGACATTCTGGAATGGAAATCGATAAAAATAGAGCGAATGCATTAAAAGTTTCTCTGAATATTTTAAAAACCTTGCAGGAAGAAATAGCTATCAAATTGGTGTCTATTGATGGTGGGACTAAAGACAATGCCATTCCAAGACAAATGAAAATAGTCATCGGGGTTAAAGAAGAGGACTTAGAAAAACTAGAAGCATCAGTAACTAAAATCGAAACACAACTTAAAAATAAATGGGTGGAAGAAAATCCGCAAATTCTTTTAGACAAACCGACTGGTTTACAAAAAGCGTTGAGACAAATCGATTTGGAAAATATCCTGTATCTTTTAGAACAGCTCCCAACAGGTGTGCATACTTGGTTAGCAGATAGCGAAAATACGGTAGAAAGTTCAAGTAATCTTGCGATTGTTCATACTGAAAAAGGCAAAATAACCCTATCTATTTCTACAAGAAGCTCGAGTGAACGTATTTTAAATGCTATGAGAGAGCAAATTACTAAAGATATAGAAAAAGTTGGAAGCTTTCATATTTCAGGTGGTTATCCTGAATGGGAATACAAAGCAGAGTCAAAACTCAGAGAAAAAGCAGTTGAACTCTATCAAAAAATGTATGGGACTGAGATGAAAGTCATTGTTATACACGCTGGTTTAGAAAGTGGTGCACTTAAAAAGACTTATCCTAACCTTGATGTTGTTTCTTTTGGACCTGATATGTTTGATGTACATACACCTAAAGAAAAATTAAGTATCGCATCTACGAAAAGAAGTTATGAATACCTTGTAGAGCTTCTTAAAGGTTTAAAATAA
- a CDS encoding metal ABC transporter ATP-binding protein — protein sequence MDYIKVENLAFSYDAEPVLQDINFTVKAGEFVILTGENGAAKSTLLKSVLGLLKPQEGTAKIAPTNIHGNKMMVGYAPQQISSFNIGFPSKVLEFVESGRYQNNRWFKRLDQEDKEHVRKALESTGMWDLRHKKIGELSGGQKQRIALARIFATDPDLFVLDEPTTGMDKESRERFYRLLRHNSKVHNKAILMVTHEHEDIKTYMDRQIILRRKEDSPWRCFSMDSCSGRSKPQP from the coding sequence ATGGACTATATCAAAGTAGAGAATTTGGCATTCTCCTATGATGCTGAGCCAGTATTACAAGACATTAACTTTACTGTTAAAGCAGGCGAGTTTGTTATTCTAACCGGAGAAAATGGCGCTGCTAAATCAACCTTACTCAAAAGTGTCTTGGGACTCTTAAAACCCCAAGAAGGAACTGCAAAAATAGCTCCAACAAATATTCATGGGAATAAAATGATGGTAGGCTATGCTCCTCAGCAAATCTCTTCCTTTAATATTGGTTTTCCAAGTAAGGTTTTGGAATTTGTTGAATCGGGGCGTTATCAAAACAATCGTTGGTTTAAACGATTAGACCAAGAAGATAAAGAACATGTTAGAAAAGCTCTGGAATCAACGGGAATGTGGGATTTACGCCATAAAAAAATTGGCGAACTTTCTGGAGGACAAAAACAACGGATTGCCTTAGCACGAATTTTTGCTACGGATCCTGACCTTTTTGTTTTAGACGAACCGACAACCGGTATGGATAAAGAGTCACGCGAACGCTTCTATCGGCTGTTGCGACATAACTCAAAAGTTCATAACAAGGCAATCTTAATGGTGACCCATGAACATGAAGACATTAAAACGTATATGGATCGCCAAATTATTTTGAGACGGAAGGAGGATTCGCCATGGAGGTGTTTTTCTATGGATTCATGCAGCGGGCGTTCCAAGCCTCAACCTTAA
- a CDS encoding ribose-phosphate diphosphokinase, protein MTTENYKDPKLKIFSLSSNLPLAEKIAAEVGVELGVVSSTQFSDGEIKVNVDESIRGAHVYIIQSTSCPVNDHLMELLIMIDALRRASAKTINIVIPYYGYARQDRKAQSREPITAKLVANMITNAGADRVLALDLHAPQIQGFFDMPVDHLLGAPLLANYFLDNNMVEDDVVVVSPDHGGVTRARKLAEFIHAPIAIIDKRRPKANVAEVMNIIGNVQGKKAIIIDDMIDTAGTITLAAQALQDAGATEVYACCTHAVLSGPAMERLENSVIRQVIITDSIQLPEEKMTPKVVQVSVSQLIAEAIKRIHENRSVSPLFEEKFEVLD, encoded by the coding sequence ATGACTACAGAAAACTACAAAGACCCGAAATTGAAGATTTTTTCATTGAGCTCCAACCTTCCATTGGCAGAAAAGATTGCCGCGGAAGTTGGCGTAGAATTAGGTGTTGTTTCATCAACGCAATTTAGCGATGGAGAAATTAAAGTGAATGTTGATGAGAGTATTCGTGGCGCTCATGTATATATTATTCAATCCACAAGTTGCCCAGTTAATGATCATTTAATGGAATTATTGATTATGATTGATGCCCTCAGACGTGCGAGTGCTAAAACCATTAACATCGTCATTCCTTACTATGGTTATGCAAGACAAGATCGAAAAGCCCAATCACGTGAACCAATTACTGCTAAGCTAGTCGCGAATATGATTACTAATGCAGGAGCGGACCGTGTCCTAGCCTTAGATTTACATGCCCCTCAAATCCAAGGATTCTTTGATATGCCGGTTGATCATTTATTAGGAGCACCATTATTAGCGAATTATTTCTTAGATAATAATATGGTAGAAGATGATGTGGTTGTTGTTTCTCCGGATCATGGTGGTGTGACGCGTGCACGTAAACTTGCTGAATTTATCCATGCACCGATTGCAATTATCGACAAACGTCGTCCTAAAGCAAATGTGGCAGAAGTCATGAATATTATTGGAAATGTTCAAGGCAAAAAAGCAATCATCATTGATGATATGATTGATACAGCAGGTACCATTACCTTAGCAGCTCAAGCCTTGCAAGATGCAGGTGCAACCGAAGTTTATGCTTGCTGTACGCATGCTGTTTTATCGGGTCCAGCTATGGAGCGGTTAGAAAATTCCGTTATCCGCCAAGTTATTATTACAGATTCTATTCAGTTGCCTGAAGAAAAAATGACACCGAAAGTTGTTCAAGTATCTGTTTCTCAATTGATTGCTGAAGCAATCAAACGAATTCATGAAAATCGTTCTGTCAGTCCTTTGTTTGAAGAAAAATTTGAAGTGCTTGACTAA
- the pth gene encoding aminoacyl-tRNA hydrolase has product MKMIIGLGNPGPKYSNTKHNVGFIAVDEWAYQNKVTFNKSKFEAVYADERINGERVILVKPMTYMNESGRAVRPLMDYFNIEIDDIVVVYDDMDMSPGRIRLRQKGSAGGHNGVKSLIQHLGTQEFNRIRIGIGRPPVNMNVIQHVLSPFPKDAHEEMLFAVKDSAQAIDDFINGEDFLSVMNKFNRKK; this is encoded by the coding sequence ATGAAAATGATCATCGGATTAGGGAATCCGGGGCCAAAATATAGCAATACTAAGCATAATGTGGGCTTTATTGCCGTAGATGAATGGGCCTACCAGAATAAAGTAACCTTTAATAAATCTAAATTTGAGGCTGTTTATGCTGATGAACGAATCAACGGTGAGCGCGTTATCCTTGTCAAACCTATGACGTATATGAATGAGTCAGGACGAGCGGTTAGACCGTTAATGGATTATTTTAACATCGAAATAGATGATATTGTTGTTGTTTACGATGATATGGATATGTCGCCCGGTCGCATTCGTCTACGCCAAAAAGGCAGTGCGGGTGGTCACAATGGCGTCAAGAGTTTGATTCAACATCTTGGGACACAAGAGTTTAATCGTATTCGGATTGGAATCGGTAGACCTCCAGTCAATATGAATGTAATCCAACACGTCTTGAGTCCTTTTCCGAAAGACGCGCATGAAGAAATGCTTTTTGCAGTGAAAGATAGCGCTCAAGCAATTGATGATTTTATAAATGGAGAAGATTTTTTAAGTGTTATGAATAAATTTAACCGGAAAAAATAG
- a CDS encoding L-lactate dehydrogenase, whose protein sequence is MSARERKFGQKIILIGNGAVGSSYAFALVTQNVGRELGIIDMNTDKAEGDAIDLSDALAYTSPKKIYSASYADCSDADLIVLTAGTAQKPGETRLDLINKNLKIFKSIVEQVMATGFNGIFLVATNPVDILTYATWKFSGLPAKQVIGSGTSLDSARFRQEIAKLVNVDPRNVHAYILGEHGDTEFPVWSHANVGGLQMYEWIKLNGTNVDEEELINAFYSVRDAAYRIIEKKGATFYGIATSLVRITRAIFNDEDAILPLSVYLAGEYQQKNVFLGVPAIINREGVRGVIEIALNEVEQQNMQHSADTLRKIIENSFATLEDEQ, encoded by the coding sequence ATGTCCGCAAGAGAAAGAAAGTTTGGTCAAAAAATTATCCTAATTGGTAACGGTGCCGTCGGGTCAAGTTATGCTTTTGCTCTCGTTACGCAAAACGTTGGGCGAGAACTTGGCATTATCGATATGAACACAGATAAAGCAGAGGGAGATGCCATTGATTTATCTGATGCGCTCGCTTATACAAGTCCTAAGAAAATATATTCGGCAAGCTATGCTGATTGCAGCGATGCTGATTTGATTGTTTTAACAGCTGGTACAGCCCAGAAACCCGGCGAAACACGTTTAGATCTTATCAATAAAAATTTGAAGATTTTTAAATCGATTGTTGAACAAGTGATGGCAACTGGTTTTAATGGCATTTTCTTGGTGGCAACAAATCCAGTCGATATTTTAACTTACGCTACTTGGAAGTTTTCAGGTCTGCCTGCCAAACAAGTAATTGGTTCAGGAACTTCTTTAGACTCTGCACGTTTCCGCCAAGAAATAGCCAAACTTGTAAATGTTGATCCTCGTAATGTTCATGCTTATATTTTAGGAGAACATGGCGATACAGAATTCCCAGTTTGGTCCCATGCCAATGTAGGTGGGTTACAAATGTATGAGTGGATTAAATTAAATGGAACCAATGTAGATGAAGAAGAACTTATTAACGCTTTTTATTCCGTCAGAGACGCAGCTTATCGAATTATAGAGAAAAAAGGAGCTACTTTTTACGGGATTGCTACATCGTTGGTTCGAATCACTCGGGCTATCTTTAACGATGAAGATGCTATTTTACCTTTGTCTGTTTATTTAGCTGGAGAGTACCAACAAAAGAATGTCTTTTTAGGGGTCCCAGCTATCATTAATCGTGAAGGGGTGCGCGGCGTCATTGAAATTGCTTTAAACGAAGTAGAACAACAAAATATGCAGCATTCTGCTGACACCTTACGCAAGATCATCGAAAATTCTTTTGCTACATTAGAAGATGAACAATAA
- a CDS encoding metal ABC transporter permease — MEVFFYGFMQRAFQASTLIAMIAPILGLTLILRRQSLLADTLSHVSLAGIALGMLIGINPTFTTIFVVILVAIGIEYLQDVFQGYSEISIAILMSTGMAIALVLMSFVSGQQTANIEQFLFGSIVTIDKDQITTLLVLTVVVVALYVIFNRPLYVLLFDEATAATAGLPVRQISLFISVITGVAISLIMPITGSLLVSAILVLPSAIAMRLVNSFKTVILLGTVIALIGMYGGLYLSYDLGTPPGATITLMFVLIFVITGIFKRIQTKLK; from the coding sequence ATGGAGGTGTTTTTCTATGGATTCATGCAGCGGGCGTTCCAAGCCTCAACCTTAATTGCGATGATTGCACCGATTCTAGGATTGACGCTTATTTTACGTCGGCAATCCTTATTAGCAGATACATTATCACACGTCTCTCTAGCAGGAATTGCTCTAGGGATGTTAATTGGTATTAACCCAACCTTTACAACTATTTTTGTGGTCATTTTAGTAGCAATCGGGATTGAATATTTGCAAGATGTTTTTCAAGGCTATTCAGAAATTTCGATTGCAATCTTGATGTCTACGGGGATGGCAATCGCCTTAGTATTAATGAGTTTCGTATCTGGGCAACAAACGGCTAATATTGAGCAATTTTTATTTGGTTCGATTGTAACCATCGATAAAGACCAAATTACGACTTTACTTGTTTTGACGGTTGTAGTAGTAGCGCTTTATGTTATTTTTAATCGTCCGCTGTATGTTCTCCTCTTTGACGAAGCTACGGCAGCAACAGCCGGTCTTCCAGTACGGCAAATATCTTTATTTATTTCTGTTATTACAGGTGTGGCTATTTCCTTAATTATGCCCATTACGGGTTCTTTATTAGTTTCAGCTATTTTAGTTTTGCCGTCAGCGATTGCTATGCGGTTGGTTAACAGTTTTAAAACGGTTATCTTATTAGGCACGGTCATTGCTTTAATTGGTATGTATGGTGGACTTTATCTGTCTTATGATTTAGGTACGCCGCCAGGAGCAACGATTACCTTAATGTTTGTTTTAATATTTGTAATAACTGGTATTTTTAAAAGAATCCAAACAAAATTAAAATGA